In Acidisarcina polymorpha, the DNA window CGACAGCTTGTGAATGACCGGAATGGCCGAGATGTCCATGGTGTTGCGAGTCGCGGTCTCGAAGGTGCGAATGCCACGTTCGCACAGCATCAGGTCATAGTTGCCGCCAGCCAGAATATATTCCGCCGACAGTAACAATTCCTCGATAGTCGCCGACATGCCGCGCTTCAATACGATCGCCTTTCGTACTTGGCCCAACTCCCGGAGCAAGTTGAAGTTCTGCATGTTGCGCGCCCCGACCTGAAAGACGTCGACATACGGCAGCATGAGTTCGATTTGAGAGATCTCCATGACCTCGCTGATGATGAGCAAGCCGGTTGCATCTCCGACTTCTCGCAACAGCTTGAGTCCCTCAAGTCCCATTCCTTGAAAAGAATAGGGCGAACTGCGCGGCTTGAAGGCGCCACCACGAAGGAACTGCCCACCCGCCGCCTTTACCAGCGCCGCGCTCCGGAAGATCTGGTCTCGCGATTCGACCGAGCAAGGGCCGCCCATTACCACGACCTCACCGCCGCCGACGGTGACCCCATTTGCGAATTTGACCACCGTTCCCTCTGGCCGAAAACCTCGACCAGCAAGCTTGTATGGAGAAGAAATGCGGTGCGCCTCAGCGACCCCCTCGAGCAATTCGAAGTCCTTCACATCGAATATGCCAGGCGTCCCAACCCCGGCAAGAATGGTCTGTACCGTTCCCGTGGTGCGATGAACGTTAAACCCTATATCCGTCAGTCTGGAGATGATCTCCTGGATCTGTTCTTCGGTGGCGTGTTCCTGCATCGCGACAATCATGCTTTGATCTCCATTCCGGGAGTGGCTACCGCGTCCCGATGGTCGACGGCTCCATCAGCCGCGCCTGTTTCTTTCTCAATCTCCTGCGATGGGTTCTTCGAAGCCAACTCATTCCTCTGGGTCGCCCGCATGACATCGATGATGCGCTCATAAATATGGGTCATTTCGATATCCGGAAGCGGTCCATGGTTTGCCGACCGCACGTTCTCAAAGATCACCTTTTCTCGATTGGGCTCATAAACGGGCAGGGAATCCACTCGCTTCAACCTCCCAATCGCCTGGGCCGCACTCGCTCGCTCACTAATGAGCGCCACGATCTGGCGATCCAATTCATCAATCTTCTTTCGCCAATCTTCGATGTTCACGTGATTCCTCTCTTGCACCGGTCGAGCGCACCTATTCCCGCCATCGACGCCGCGGTCACTCGCCGGCTAAAGTCTAGAAATTCGATTAAGGCAAAGCAGGGCGGCCGCGAACCTGCAGGTCCTGTTCCCACACAAAGCGTCCTCATGACGTCGACCCTGCTTTTGCCTTAGGATACGCGGCCAGTGTGTTTTCGCAATGACGGGAAGTTCCCAGCAAAGGCGTCGTTGTCCTTTTCCTCGAAGTAGGACACTGGCGCTTACTGGTAGCGAAACTCATTGCGAAAGGCGCTGCCAAGCCGCTAGGAAGCGAGTTATCGGGCCAGCGCAGCCGCCCCAGCGAGGGACGGGCTCTCGCGCAGACCCCTGATAAATCGAGCGATGGAGCTGGGCGCTTCCTCAGAGGTCGACTTTTCAATAATCGCCACCAACGCACTCCCCACAACGGCGGCGTCGGCGAACTCGCCCACCGCGGCAACATGCTCGGCAGTCGAGACCCCAAAGCCAACCGCTATCGGCAGGTTGGTATAGCTGCGAAGCCGCCTCACCAACTGCCCGGCGTCGGCCGTCAGGTTCTTCTGCGCACCAGTAATGCCGGTGCGCGAAATCGCATAGACAAACCCTTCCGAAACTTCAGCAATCTTCTTGAGCCGCTCATCAGGACTCGTCGGGGCCGCTAGAAAAATCGGTGCAAGATGATGCCTGCGCAGATGGACAAGGTAATCGTCCGCCTCTTCCACGATCATGTCGGTAACGAGGACGCCATCCACTCCGGCCTTCTCCGCCGTTTCGCAGAACTTCTCGATGCCGAAGCGCAGTACTGGATTGTAGTAGGAGAAGATTACCAATCCCGCCGAAGGTCTAGCCACACGCAACTCGGCGGCCAACTCCAGCACATCTACCAGCCGCGTTCCCCCGGCAACTGCGCGCTCACTCGCCCGTTGTATCACCGGCCCATCCGCCAAGGGATCGCTGAACGGCACGCCTAGCTCGATCACATCCGCACCAGCATCGATGGCAGAGAGTGCAATCTCGCGCGTCGTCGAGAGATCGGGGTCGCCCGCCGTGAGGTAGGCGACGAGGCCTGGTTTGCTGGCGAATCGGATTGGCATGGTTCCTTCTATGCCCCTTGCAGCTTCAGTTCGCGCGACAGGATCCCAATGTCCTTGTCCCCGCGACCGGAGAGATTGACTACGAGTATTTCATGGCGGCCCAGGGTGGGCGCAACCCGAAGACATTCAGCGATCGCGTGGGCGCTCTCCAGAGCCGGAATGATCCCTTCCGTTCGCGCCAGCCGTACGGTGGCATCGAGCGCGTCGGCATCCGAAGCCGAGACATATTCCGCCCGTCCCGAATCGTGCAGCGCCGCATGTTCAGGCCCCACTGAGGCATAATCCAAGCCTGCGGATACCGAGTGGGTCAGCGCAATCTGCCCCGCTTCATCCTGCAAGACATAAGAGAACGTCCCCTGCAAAACTCCAGGCGAACCGCCCCCGTTGAAGCGAACTGCATGGGCGCCAAGGGTCGTCCCTCGGCCCCCGGCTTCGACGCCAATCAAGCGAACGTTCTCATCCCCTAGGAACTCGTAGAATGCCCCAATCGCATTGGAACCTCCGCCCACGCAGGCGATCACCGCATTCGGCAGGCGTCCTTCTTTTTCCAGGATCTGACCGCGCATTTCCTTGCTGATCACGCGATGGAAATCCCGGACCATGGTGGGATAAGGATGCGCTCCAAGCACACTGCCGAGCAGATAGTGGGTGGTCCGAACGTTGGTCACCCAATCGCGCATAGCCTCATTGATTGCATCTTTCAGCGTGCGCGAACCGGAATTGACGCCGCGAACCTCGGCGCCTAGCAGCCGCATGCGGTAGACATTCAGCTCCTGCCGGCGCATGTCCTCCTCGCCCATATAGACGACACATTCCATGCCGAACAGGGCACAAACCGTGGCCGTCGCCACCCCATGCTGCCCCGCCCCGGTCTCGGCGATGATGCGCTTCTTGCCCATACGACGCGCCAGCAGACCCTGGCCGATGCAGTTGTTAATCTTGTGCGCACCGGTATGCAACAGGTCCTCACGCTTGAGGTAAATCCTGGCGCCACCCAACTCTTCGGTCAGCCGTGTGGCGAAATACAGCGGAGTCGGCCGACCGGCATAGTCCCTCAGCAGCGAATCAAGCTCCAGATGGAAAGCCGGATCTGCCTGAGCCACCGCATAGGCCAACTCGAGCTCTTCGAGCGCCGCCATCAGCGTCTCGGGGACATACCGCCCACCATATGCGCCAAACCGCCCCGGGATATTCACGGTCTGTGTCGGCAACGTCGTTGTGCTCATACCTGCTCCTGAACTTCAAGAATATTCCCATTTCGCGATTTCGGCTGCGATGGAGAAGAAAGCCTATGCCTCCGCAGGCAACTTTACCTTTTCGATCTCTGCCGCGGCCTGCCGGACCGCATTCACAAATGCCCTCACCTTTGCCGGATCCTTCTTGCCTGGGAAAGCCTCCACTCCGCTAGCGACATCCACCCCCCAGGGCTGAAGCGTATACACCGCATCGGCAACATTCTCCGGGCGCAAGCCCCCTGCAACGATCAGCCGAAGATGGGGAGCGCTCCGTAGAAAACTACTCTGCGCCGCCCGCCAGTCGAAGGCAACGCCGGTCCCGCCAACCGCCTTGGCCGTCCGCGAATCGATCAGCACGGCATCCACTGCATGGTCTGGCTGCAACTCCCCGACCTGAGCATCAAAATCCGTCGTGTAATGCAAGACCCGAAGGATGCCCAGCCGCTTTGGCGCGGGCATATCGCCGAAATGTTCGCGTAATCGTAACGGCAATGCCGGGTCGCTCGTCGTATGCAGTTGAACTCCGGTCAGCCCGCAATCCATGACGGTGTCCGCGACTTCATCAAAACTCGGATGGACAAAGACGCCGTACTTCTCGATGTTCTTCGGAAGCCGGGCAGCGATCGCCCGCACCTGGGTCCGCGTCACTCGGCGGGGGCTCTCGGCGAAGACGAAACCTACCGCATTCGCACCCGCATCTACTGCGAGCTGGGCGTCTTCCAGGCTGGTGTTCGCGCAAATCTTGATCCACATAGAAACTAGCGGCTCTCTGCTGGATCAAATCCGGCCTTAAATATCGCGCGGACGGCCCAAGCTGCAGTGACTACCATAATTACCCAGAAAATGACTTCATTGGCGGGAACATAACCCGTTTTCGCCGGGGTCGTGTACGTGAGCCCGGTTTCTAGGCGAAGGTACATTTTGCAAAGGAACGCCGCCGAGATGCCGCCCATTCCGATGAGAGCCACGTCCACGCGGGAAGCCATTCCTATCTTTCCGCCGGAATCAGGGACGGGGCCAATAACTTCGCTATTCCCTCGCCTGGATCAGCCTGCCGCATCAGCGACTCGCCCACCAGGAATGCGTGGAATCCGGCATTCCGCAGCCGGGTAAGATCCTCCGCTGTATGGATGCCGCTCTCTGCGACATGCACCGCCCCGATGGGCAGCTTCTCCGCCAGCTCAAGCGAAACCTCCAGCCTGACATTGAAGGACACCAGGTCCCGGTTGTTGACTCCATAGGCATCGCACCCCAGGTCGGACACCCGGGCCAGTTCCTCGGCCGTATGTACTTCGCAAAGCACATCCAATCCGAGCCGATGCGCTGCATCATTGAACTGGCGCAGCTCGCCGTCCTCCAATGCCGCAGCAATCAGCAGGATGGCGTCTGCCTGGTGCGCTCGCGCCTCGAGGATCTGGAACTCGTCGACAATGAAGTCTTTCCGCAGGCAAGGGAGGGTCGTCACCGACGAAGCCAGCTCAAGATTTCGCAAACTGCCCTGGAAGAACTTCTCTTCCGTCAGAACTGATAAGCAACTGGCGCCGCCTCGCTCCAGCGACTTCGCGAGAAATTCAACGTCGAACTCGGGCCGGATCAACCCCTTCGATGGCGAAGCTTTCTTAAGCTCTGCGATGATGGCCGGACCATACTCCGACTTCCGCCGCAGCGCCGCCGCAAATCCGCGCGGCTGGTGGGCGGCTGCTAACGCTTCCAGCGAAGGCAGATGAGCCACTCGCTTCCTTGCTTCTACCGCCCTCCGAGTTTCAGCCAAAATTGGTTCCAAATGCATTGCCTACCGTTCCCCCTTCGTTGTCTCTTCCTTTTCAGTATATCGGCAGCCTAACTCCGCAAATTTCCAGCCAACTGGCCAGCGACTCGGACCGTGAAGTCTCGAGCTTGATTCTGCGTTGGTGTATGGAATCGCAGCAGAGTTACTTGCGCAGTCTGGCCGTCTTCTGCCAACCGCGGCCCGCTAGCTCAGACTTCGAATTGCCGAACTGATTGAGAGACGAGATGACCGTCAATCTGGACTCGAGAGACGGTACTTGCTGTCTCCCGAGCCTGGATTGAGGAGAGCGGTTCAGACGAGTTGGGCGTCCAGGGTGATCTCCGCATTCCCGTGAAAAAGCTTCGAAATCGGACAGCCCGCCTTGGCATTCTGGGCTGCGGTGTCAAAGGCCGCCTTGTCGGCGCC includes these proteins:
- the trpC gene encoding indole-3-glycerol phosphate synthase TrpC → MHLEPILAETRRAVEARKRVAHLPSLEALAAAHQPRGFAAALRRKSEYGPAIIAELKKASPSKGLIRPEFDVEFLAKSLERGGASCLSVLTEEKFFQGSLRNLELASSVTTLPCLRKDFIVDEFQILEARAHQADAILLIAAALEDGELRQFNDAAHRLGLDVLCEVHTAEELARVSDLGCDAYGVNNRDLVSFNVRLEVSLELAEKLPIGAVHVAESGIHTAEDLTRLRNAGFHAFLVGESLMRQADPGEGIAKLLAPSLIPAER
- the aroF gene encoding 3-deoxy-7-phosphoheptulonate synthase, which translates into the protein MIVAMQEHATEEQIQEIISRLTDIGFNVHRTTGTVQTILAGVGTPGIFDVKDFELLEGVAEAHRISSPYKLAGRGFRPEGTVVKFANGVTVGGGEVVVMGGPCSVESRDQIFRSAALVKAAGGQFLRGGAFKPRSSPYSFQGMGLEGLKLLREVGDATGLLIISEVMEISQIELMLPYVDVFQVGARNMQNFNLLRELGQVRKAIVLKRGMSATIEELLLSAEYILAGGNYDLMLCERGIRTFETATRNTMDISAIPVIHKLSHLPILGDPSHGAGRRDIVPALAKAAVAAGADGLLIEMHPNPDKAISDGAQSLFPEQFEKLLEEIRLLAPAIGRKIAAPVAEQVSI
- a CDS encoding phosphoribosylanthranilate isomerase, which gives rise to MWIKICANTSLEDAQLAVDAGANAVGFVFAESPRRVTRTQVRAIAARLPKNIEKYGVFVHPSFDEVADTVMDCGLTGVQLHTTSDPALPLRLREHFGDMPAPKRLGILRVLHYTTDFDAQVGELQPDHAVDAVLIDSRTAKAVGGTGVAFDWRAAQSSFLRSAPHLRLIVAGGLRPENVADAVYTLQPWGVDVASGVEAFPGKKDPAKVRAFVNAVRQAAAEIEKVKLPAEA
- the trpB gene encoding tryptophan synthase subunit beta — protein: MSTTTLPTQTVNIPGRFGAYGGRYVPETLMAALEELELAYAVAQADPAFHLELDSLLRDYAGRPTPLYFATRLTEELGGARIYLKREDLLHTGAHKINNCIGQGLLARRMGKKRIIAETGAGQHGVATATVCALFGMECVVYMGEEDMRRQELNVYRMRLLGAEVRGVNSGSRTLKDAINEAMRDWVTNVRTTHYLLGSVLGAHPYPTMVRDFHRVISKEMRGQILEKEGRLPNAVIACVGGGSNAIGAFYEFLGDENVRLIGVEAGGRGTTLGAHAVRFNGGGSPGVLQGTFSYVLQDEAGQIALTHSVSAGLDYASVGPEHAALHDSGRAEYVSASDADALDATVRLARTEGIIPALESAHAIAECLRVAPTLGRHEILVVNLSGRGDKDIGILSRELKLQGA
- the trpA gene encoding tryptophan synthase subunit alpha — encoded protein: MPIRFASKPGLVAYLTAGDPDLSTTREIALSAIDAGADVIELGVPFSDPLADGPVIQRASERAVAGGTRLVDVLELAAELRVARPSAGLVIFSYYNPVLRFGIEKFCETAEKAGVDGVLVTDMIVEEADDYLVHLRRHHLAPIFLAAPTSPDERLKKIAEVSEGFVYAISRTGITGAQKNLTADAGQLVRRLRSYTNLPIAVGFGVSTAEHVAAVGEFADAAVVGSALVAIIEKSTSEEAPSSIARFIRGLRESPSLAGAAALAR
- a CDS encoding chorismate mutase, with protein sequence MNIEDWRKKIDELDRQIVALISERASAAQAIGRLKRVDSLPVYEPNREKVIFENVRSANHGPLPDIEMTHIYERIIDVMRATQRNELASKNPSQEIEKETGAADGAVDHRDAVATPGMEIKA